GTTATAAATAGGTAGGCAATATAATATTTATTAACTTTCGTTATGCTCCGTAGGCAGAAAAAAAGCGGAAGAGAATTAAGAAAATAGGAGAGATGTGGGGATATTTACGGCTGGCAGTATAAAAAATTGCCGTTTGCGAGCGGTTTTCTTTTAAGCTACATAAAAGAAGAGGTGGAATATAGCCATTAGGTAGTCTACCATTCCTTTTTTCAGAGCTGGCGGAGGTGCTGTAGGCTTTAGCTGGCTACTTTACTGTCTTGTATGGGGTAGTGGAGGGAAGAGGTGGCTATTGGAAGCACAAAACCACCTGCCACCACTACGCTAAATGCAAAGTACAGCGTTTTACGTAGCCACCGAGCTGCCAAACTCTTGCAGGTGCTGCTGCAGGGGGTGGCTACCACCTTCTATTTTGCAATTTTCTTGGAATGGTTAGCTTTCACAAAGCTCCTTGAGCTTATCGAGCGCCTTGGGGTAGGTTTGGTTCATGTAATCTAAAAAGTCTTCGGGGGTGTCTAAGTTAACCGTAACGGTTGTAGCGCCATCTTTTTCTTCGAAGGTGTAGCTTTCGGCTCCGTTTGCCCATTTTTCCACCTCTGGCCCCTCCGTAATTTCCCTATCAGCGCTTAGAAGGCCATAGTGCCGAATGGAAACAAGCTGGTTGGGAATATTTTCAGCTATCCTAGAAACCATACCACCCTTTTCGCCTTTATCATCCACTCCAATGAATAGAATTTTGCTCCCCTTGTCCCAGCTACCCTCGTAGGTTGATGTGGGGTTAAACAGGGAAGTCCACTGCTCGTAGGTTGCCTTGCTGCTGATGCCCAGCATAAAGTCATAAACCTTGGTAACGGGGGCGTTAATGCTCGTTGCGAACTGTAACTTTTTCATAAGCCTATTTTTTGTTGATGCTACTCCTTCGGGTTGCTACTTCCCGAGATCCAAAGCAGCGGTTTTGCATTATCTAACGGCTGGCGGAACAAAAAGTTCTCGCTTACGGGTGGTTTGCGTTTAATTTGGATGGTGGTAGAAGGGGGGAGTTCTTGCAAATTATTACTTCCTCTTCATTTCTTTTTAGGAAAAAAGAAACGAAGCAAAGAAAATCCTGTCGAGGCTTAACTCGCAGGCTGCGNNNNNNNNNNCTTAGCACGCGCGCTGTAGGGCTCTGCATTGCTCCATGTTGTGGTTGCTCCGCCCGCTTCAAACAGAACCCTCGACGGGGATGGTGTGGCTAGCGCCACTTTTACTACGGATGGAGGATTTTTTCTTTTAATTGCATTAGCTGCCGAAGTAGAAATTCCGCAATACAAATGCTGGATATAAAACTTTAAAGCAACCATCAGCAAAAAAGTCGCATATCTCACTACTCATATCGCAAATCCCATATCCCCTACAATTATTCC
This portion of the Alistipes sp. ZOR0009 genome encodes:
- a CDS encoding SRPBCC family protein, yielding MKKLQFATSINAPVTKVYDFMLGISSKATYEQWTSLFNPTSTYEGSWDKGSKILFIGVDDKGEKGGMVSRIAENIPNQLVSIRHYGLLSADREITEGPEVEKWANGAESYTFEEKDGATTVTVNLDTPEDFLDYMNQTYPKALDKLKELCES